The DNA sequence CAGCGCGCAGCGGATGCCGGGAACCTTATTGGCGGCGATGCTCATGCCGATGCCTGTTCCGCAAATCAGAATGCCGCGATCAGCCTCACCCGAGGTAACCTGCTCGCATACAGGCAGGGCATAGTCAGGATAATCCACGGAATCAGCACAGCTGCATCCCACATCCACAACCTCATGTCCCATCTCCCGAATGACGGCAATGATGTCTTCTTTCAAACGCACTCCCGCGTGATCTGTTCCCACAGCAATCTTCATCTCTTGTAAAACCTCCCTGAAATTTCGTGCTTTTGTGACTTCTCGTACCATTATACCCTATTTCCAGGCCGTAAGATGAAAATCGCCCCACAAAATGAAGTCTCTGCTCTGGATGTTTTTTACCCATACTTTGCAGGGATCCCGCATATAAACTCACTTTTTTAATACAAAAAAGAGCAGTCCGCGGATAACCGCAGAATTGCTCTTTTGCCCAGGCGACCGGCCGTATATCCCGGTGCTCCATCGTGGTTTCATCCACATTTGTCGCCAGTTACACCGGAACCGAGTTTTTTCACAACCATCATAAAACATTCAAGACTGAAATGCAACGAGTAATATTCTTCCTTCAGGAAGTGCGGAATGACTCCAGCTTATCCAGCAAACGCTCAATGGCAGT is a window from the Paenibacillus sp. J23TS9 genome containing:
- the rpiB gene encoding ribose 5-phosphate isomerase B, translated to MKIAVGTDHAGVRLKEDIIAVIREMGHEVVDVGCSCADSVDYPDYALPVCEQVTSGEADRGILICGTGIGMSIAANKVPGIRCALVHDVFSAQATREHNDSNVLAMGERVIGPGLAQEIAKVWIGTPFSEGERHVGRVNKIKAIEDRYLQH